TGGCGGATGCCTTCGCTTTGACCCGAACTGACGGAGGAAATTATGTCGACCAGGATTGTGATTAAAAAGAATACCTATTTTGATTCTGTCTCCCTGATGTCCATTTCAACCAAAGCGAACCAGCTTGAAGGCGTGGAACAGGCGTTTGTTGCCATGGCAACGGAGATGAACAAAGGGGTGTTGAAAAACCTCGGCCTGTTAAATGACGAGCTGGAACAGGCTAAAAACGGCGACCTGATGATTGTCATCAAAGGCGCGAGCGATGCGGCGAACGAAGCTACCCTTGAAGCCATCGAAGGTTTATTTACCCGTAAAGACAGCGGCAATTCACGCCACGAAGCGCGTTACGCCACGCTTGCCAGCGCCCATCACAATATCCCTGAAAGCAATCTCGCGGTGATTTCCGTCAACGGTGCGTTTGCCGCGCGTGAAGCCCGCCAGGCGCTGGAAAACGATCTGAACGTGATGCTCTTTTCCGACAACGTTTCACTTGATGACGAACTGGCACTCAAGCAACTCGCCCACAGCAAAGGTTTGCTGATGATGGGGCCGGACTGCGGTACGGCGATCATTAACGGGGCAGGGCTGTGCTTTGCAAACGCGGTGCGTCGTGGGTCTATCGGCATTGTGGGCGCATCCGGCACCGGCAGCCAGGAACTCAGCGTGCGCATCCATGAATTTGGCGGCGGTGTTTCCCAGCTTATCGGGACCGGCGGGCGGGATTTAAGCGAAAAAATTGGCGGCATCATGATGCTCGACGCCATTCAAATGCTGGAAGATGACCCGCAAACCGAAGTGATTGCGCTTATCTCCAAACCGCCTGCACAGGCCGTGGCGGAAAAAGTGCTGGCACGTGCGCAAGCCTGCCGCAAGCCGGTGGTGGTCTGCTTCCTTGGAACAGGGGAAACGCGTCAAGATGAGCCTGGTTTGCAGTTTGCCCGCGCCACTAAAGAGGCGGCGCTAAAAGCCGTTTTACTCACCGGGATTAAAAAAGAGTCTCTGGATTTACATCCGCTCAACTGGCCGCTTATCGAAGAAGTTCGCGCTCGCCTGAAACCCGAACAGAAGTATATCCGCGCACTGTTCTGCGGCGGCACGCTATGCGACGAAGCCATGTTTGCGGCGCTGGAAAAATACCCGGACGTGTACAGCAATATTCAGCCCAACCCGGAATACCGCCTCAACGATGTCAACGTCAGCATCGCCCACACTTTCCTGGATTTTGGCGACGACGATTTCACCAACGGCAAACCGCACCCGATGATCGACCCCACCAACCGCATCAGCCGCCTGCTCCAGGAGGCGCGTGACCCGGAAGTGGGCGTTATCGTGATGGATTTCGTGCTCGGCTACGGCTCCCATGAAAACCCGGTCGGCGTGATGATCGACGCCATTAAAGAAGCCAAAGCGATTGCCGCCCAGGATGGCCGCCACCTGGAAATGTTGGGCTACGTGCTCGGCACAGATTTAGACACGCCTTCGCTTGAAAAACAGTGCCAGATGCTGACTGACGCGGGCGTTATCTGGGCCAGTAGCAGTACTAACACCGGTTTGTTGGCGCGTGAGTTTGTCTGCAAGGAGAAAGCACAATGAGTTTATTCACCCAACCGCTGAATGTGATTAACGTCGGTATCGCGATGTTTAGCGATGATTTGAAAAAGCAGAGCGTTCCCGTCACCCAACTGGACTGGACGCCGCCGGGGCAGGGTAATTTAGCGGTGGTCGCGGCGCTGGATGCGATTGCGGCTCCGGCGCTTGCCGAAAAAGTGGCTGCGGCGAACAAGCTGGCCGTTGAACGCATTATCCAGTCTCAGCCGGTGCTGGTGGGTTATGACCAGGCGATTAACGTGGTGCCAGGTATGACGCGCAACACGATTTTGCACGCGGGCCCCCCGGTTAGCTGGGAAAACATGTGCGGCGCCATGAAAGGGGCGGTTACCGGTGCGCTGGTGTTTGAAGGGTTGGCGGCGAATCTGGATGAAGCGGCAGCGCTTGCGGCTTCGGGGGAAATCATCTTCTCGCCGTGCCACGAACACGACTGCGTAGGTTCCATGGCGGGCGTGACTTCCGCCTCCATGTTCATGCATATCGTCGAGAACAAAACTTACGGCAACCGCGCTTACACCAACCTCAGCGAGCAGATGGCGAAGATCCTGCGCATGGGCGCAAACGACCAAAGCGTGATTGACCGCCTCATCTGGATGCGCGATGTGCTCGGCCCGATGTTACGTGACGCGATGAAACTGGCGGGGGAAATCGACCTGCGTCTGATGCTGGCGCAGGCGCTGCACATGGGCGACGAGTGCCATAACCGCAACAACGCGGGCACTACGCTGCTGATTCAGGCGCTGACGCCGTGGATTATCCAGACCCCCTTCACCGTGGCGCAGCAAAAAGAGGTGTTCGATTTTGTCGCCAGCAGCGACTACTTCTCCGGCCCAACGTGGATGGCAATGTGCAAAGCGGCGATGGACGCGGCGCACGGCATTGAGTACAGCACCGTGGTGACCACCATGGCGCGTAACGGCGTGGAATTTGGCCTGCGCGTGAGCGGCCTGCCAGGCCACTGGTTTACCGGCCCTGCGCAGCAGGTGATCGGCCCGATGTTTGCAGGTTACAAACCGGCAGATTCCGGGCTGGATATCGGTGACAGCGCGATTACCGAAACCTACGGTATCGGCGGGTTTGCCATGGCGACGGCTCCGGCGATTGTGGCCCTGGTCGGCGGAACCGTAGATGAAGCTATCGACTTCTCGCGTCAGATGCGTGAGATAACGCTCGGCGAAAACCCGAACGTCACCATTCCGCTGCTGTCGTTTATGGGCATTCCCACCGCCATTGACATCACGCGCGTGGGCGACAGCGGCATTCTGCCGGTGATCAACACCGCCATTGCCCACAAAGATGCGGGTATCGGCATGATTGGCGCGGGGATTGTCCATCCGCCGTTTGAATGTTTTGAGAAGGCTCTGCTCGCCTTTGGTGAGCGTTACTCTTTCTAAGGGAAACACCGATGACAAACATTAAGCTTGAGTGGAAACGCGGTGACTGGGCGGCCTATTTCGGGTTGATGACCAATAACCTGACTAACTTGCTGACCATGATGGGGTTGCTCATTTTTGTGGTGGGCATTCCGACGGAGATTGTTTACGGGCGTATTGCGCCAGCCTTCGGGCTGGCGGTGCTGGTGGCGAGCGTGTGTTACGCCTGGTTTGGTTTGCAACTGGCAAAAGAGACCGGGCGCAAAGACGTGACCGCGCTGCCTTCCGGGCCAAGTGCGCCATCGATCTTTACCGTTACCTTTTTGGTATTGATGCCGGTTTACCAGCAAACGGGCGATGCCGAGTTTGCCATTCAGATTGGCCTGGTGTGGTGCTTTGTTGAAGCGATGATTCTGGTGGGCGGTTCGTTCCTGGGCGAAACCATCCGCAAGATGATCCCGCGTACCGTTCTGCTTTCCTGTTTGTCCGGTTTAGGGCTGCTGTTGCTGGCGATGAACCCGATGTTGCAGGCCTTTGAAGCGCCGACGGTTTCATTCATCGTTCTGCTGCTGATCTTCATTAACTGGTTTGGCAAAAAGCCGATGTTCGCGCGCATTCCTACCGGTTTATTGCTGCTGATTGCCGGTACGGCGCTGGCGTGGATTTCCGGCCTGCAAAGCCCGGAGGCCATTAAAGCCTCGATGTCCTCCTTCGGCTTTAACCCGCCAGCCATTCATGTCGACAGCTTCCTGCAAGGCCTGCCGCACGCGCTGCCTTACCTGGCATCGGCGGTTCCGCTGGGGCTTGCGAACTACATTTTTGACCTGGAAAACATTGAGAGCGCCCACGCGGCGGGCGACGAATACAACACTCGCAAAGTGATGCTGACCAACGGTCTGGCCTCCACGCTGGGCTGCCTGATGGGGAACCCGTTCCCGGTCACGGTGTACGTCGGTCACGCGGGCTGGAAAGCGATGGGGGCGAGTATCGGCTATACGCTGGCGTCGGGGGTAACGATGTTTATCGTGCCGCTGTTCGGGCTTGGGGCATTCATGCTCGCCATTATTCCGATGACCGCCATCGTGCCGATTCTGGTGTTTATCGGCGTGGTGACCGCCAACCAGGTGGTGCGCGAAACGCCGAAGATAGAGGTGCCGGTGATCTTCATCTGCCTGTTCCCGTGGATCGCCAACTGGGCGTTGACCATGGTGAATAGCGTGATGGCGGCGGCAGGCACTTCGGCTGCGAAAATCGGCCCGGAAGCGCTGGCGGGCAAAGGCGTGTTTTATCAGGGGCTGGTGCATTTGGGCAACGGCGCACCGCTCGCCAGTATGTTGTGGGGCTGCGTGGCGATCTTCGCGATTATCAATAAGCCGTTGCGCGGCGCGGTTGCGGCGGCAGTGGGCGCGTTGCTGGCGCTGTTCGGCGTGATTCACGCCCCGATGGTGGGCTTTGCCCAGGGCAGTTCGCTGATGTTCGTCACCGCATATTTGATGATGGGCGCGATGTTTGTGGTGAAGCATGTGCTCGACAGGCGCGAGGCGGCTTCTGCAGGCGTGGCTCCGGTTTCTGAGAGTTAAAGGCGCGGCGGATGGCGCGTTGCTTATCCGCCCTACAAAAGCAAAAGAATCGTAGGGTGGGGTATTAGCTCCTCCCCCTGGCAAGGGGGAGGCTGGGTGGGGGGCATTTTCCCGACACTGGCAGAATCGTAGGGTGGATAAGCGTTAGCGCCATCCACCGGGGTTCTCCTCCCTTTAAGGAAGGAATCAACATGAAACAACTCGTGGTCGTGGCGATTGGCGGCAACAGCATCATCAAAGATAACGCCAGCCAATCTGTTGAACATCAGCAAAACGCCGTGAAAGAAGTGGCGCAAACGGTGCTGGAAATGCTCTCGTCGGATTACGACATCGTACTGACCCACGGCAACGGCCCGCAGGTCGGGCTGGATTTACGCCGCGCAGAAATCGCCCATGAAAAAGAGGGGCTGCCCCTTACGCCGCTGGCGAACTGCGTGGCAGACACGCAAGGGGGCATCGGCTATTTAATTCAGCAGGCGCTCAATAACCAGTTGGGCAAACGCGGGGATAAAAAAGCGGTCACCGTGATTACGCAGGTGGAAGTGGATAAACACGATCCCGGCTTTACGCATCCGACCAAACCGATTGGCGCGTTCTTCAGCCTGGAGCAGTGCGATGCCCTGAAAGTGGCCCATCCAGACTGGCACTTCGTCGAAGATTCCGGGCGCGGTTATCGCCGTGTGGTGGCATCCCCGGAGCCGATTCGCATTGTTGAAGCCGATGCGATAAGCGCACTCATCAAACAGGGCTTTGTGGTGATTGGCGCAGGCGGCGGGGGGATTCCGGTCATTCGCACCGCGCAGGGCGACTACCAGAGCGTGGATGCGGTTATCGACAAAGATCTTTCCACCGCGCTGCTGGCCCGGGAAGTGAAGGCCGATATTCTGGTGATCACCACCGGCGTGGAAAAAGTGTGCGTTAACTTTGGCAAACCGGAACAGCGAGCGCTCGATGAGGTGACGGTCGAGCAAATGGCGCGTTTTAGCGAAGAAGGGCATTTCCCGCCGGGTAGCATGCTGCCGAAAATCACCGCAAGCCTTGCGTTCCTGCGCAGCGGCGGCAAGCGCGTGATTATCACCACGCCGGAACAATTACCTGCCGCCCTTAGGGGCGAAACCGGCACTCATATTATTAATGGTTAAGCGTGGGAGAGAAGAATGAATAATGCAGAAAAAAGCCGCCGTGAATTTTTAAGCGGCGGGGGCAAAGTGGCCGCGGCTTGCGCACTCTTTGGCGCGACGGGGTCGATGGCGTATGCTGCGAAATCGACACCTCTTAACTGTGAGGCAGAAAATCACATGAGCGCCATAAAAGAGTCGCACTACTACCTCGACAACGTTCTGCTGGAAGCGGGTTTTGTGCGCGACGGGCAAACTATTGTCGGCACGCAAACCGAGCTGAAAACGCTGGAAATCAAAGACGGTAAAATTGCGGCGTTGCTCGCAAATAAACAACACCCTGACGGCACGCTGGCCCATTACGATGCTGCCGGGAAACTACTGTTGCCCGCGATGCGCGACATGCACATCCACCTCGATAAAACCTTTTACGGCGGCCCGTGGCGTGTGCATAACCGCCCGGCGGGCACCACCATTCTGGACATGATTGCCCTGGAGCAAAAACTGCTCCCGGAACTGCAACCGGTCACGCAGGAGCGTGCGGAAAAGCTGATTGATTTGATTCAGTCGAAAGGCTCGACTATTGCCCGCAGCCACTGCAACGTTGAGCCCGTTTCCGGGCTAAAAAACCTCGAAAACCTGCAAGCGGTGTTAGAGCGCCGAAAAGCCGGGTTTAGCTGCGAAATCGTGGCGTTTCCGCAGCACGGTTTGCTCCATTCCAACTCCGTACAACTGATGCGGGATGCGATGCAAGCGGGCGCTCACTACGTCGGCGGGCTTGACCCGACGAACGTGGACGGCGCGATGGAAAAATCCTTAGACACCATGTTCCAGATAGCCATCGACTATAAAAAAGGCGTCGATATTCATCTGCATGAAACCAGCCCGGCAGGCATTGCCGCGGTGAATTATATGGTTGAAACGGTGGAGAAAACCCCGGAGCTGAAAGGCAAACTCACCATCAGCCACGCCTTTGCACTGGCTATGATGAACGAGCAGCAGGTGGATGAAATTGCCACCCGCATGGCGGCGCAGCAAATTACTATTGCCTCGACGGTGCCGATTGGCACCATGCACATGCCGCTCAAACAGTTGCAAGAGAAGGGCGTGTTTGTGATGACCGGCACCGACAGTGTTATCGACCACTGGTCGCCGTATGGCCTGGGCGACATGCTGGAAAAAGCTAACCTGTATGCGCAGCTCTATGTCCGCGTCAGCGAATTGAACCTTTCCCGCTCGCTGGCGATTGCCACCGGGAACGTGCTGCCGCTTAACGATAAAGGTGAGCGCGTGTGGCCAAAAGTGCAGGATGAGGCGAGTTTCGTGCTGGTGGACGCTTCCTGTTCCGCCGAAGCCGTGGCGCGAATTTCCCCACGCACCGCGACATTCCATCAGGGGAACCTGGTTTGGGGCGCGCTTAGCGTGTAGTTAATAAAACCCTGCATAATCTGACTATGCAGGGTTTTTTACCGGATAAAAGTTTAGTTTCATTCATTAAATTATTAACGTAAAAAACCTCTCCGTAATAAATATCACTCCTGCCAGATTTATTTTCCAGAATGTTTTCATTATATCAATATTTTATATAATTAATGTTGGATGATAACTGAAAATAAACAATCATAATCAATTTCGCAACACTAATAAAAATACTCATTACCCTACAAACCTCACAGAGGATCTCCTCTTATGTCTACAGAACTCGAAGCTCGGGTGCTGCGAAAAATTACGCTTCGTATCATTCCCTTTATCATGTTGCTCTATTTTATTGCTTTTCTGGATAGGGTAAATATCGGCTTTGCGGCATTAACGATGAACCAGGAATTAGGCTTTTCCCCAACGGTTTTTGGAATCGGGGCGGGGATATTTTTCCTGGGTTATTTTCTGTTTGAAGTCCCCTCCAACCTCATTCTTAATAAAGTGGGCGCGAGGATTTGGATTGCTCGCGTGATGATTACATGGGGCCTGGTTTCTGGCGGCATGGCTTTTGTGCAGGGCACCACCAGTTTCTATATTCTGCGTTTTTTACTTGGCGTTGCCGAAGCGGGATTTTTCCCCGGCATCATTCTCTATTTAAGTTTTTGGTTTCCCATGAAACGCCGCGCCCAGGTAACGGCAATCTTTATGGCGGCAGCTCCGTTATCGACGGCGCTTGGCTCGCCTATTTCCGGCGCTCTGCTGGAGTTACACGGTTTTCTTGGCTGGTCAGGATGGAAATGGATGTTTGTGCTGGAGGCGATTCCTGCGGTAATCCTGGGCTGCGTAGTCTTGTTCTGGCTAACAGACCGGCCTGAAAAAGCGAAGTGGTTAACGGATGAAGAGCGTAACTGGCTTAGCCAGACCATGGCGGCTGAACAGAGTTCAAAGGCGGGCGCAGCCCATGCCAGCGTCTGGAAAGGTTTGGCTGATAAGCGCGTGATTGCGCTCTCGCTGGTCTATTTCGGAACTTCCGCAGGTTTATATACGCTTGGCATCTGGTCGCCGCAAATTATCAAAGCGTTTGGTATGAGTTCCTTGCAGGTCGGGCTTTTGAATGCCATTCCTGCGGTGATCGCCGTGGTGGCTATGGTGCTCTGGGCGCGGCATTCGGATAAAAAAGTGGA
This genomic window from Buttiauxella gaviniae contains:
- the fdrA gene encoding acyl-CoA synthetase FdrA; the protein is MSTRIVIKKNTYFDSVSLMSISTKANQLEGVEQAFVAMATEMNKGVLKNLGLLNDELEQAKNGDLMIVIKGASDAANEATLEAIEGLFTRKDSGNSRHEARYATLASAHHNIPESNLAVISVNGAFAAREARQALENDLNVMLFSDNVSLDDELALKQLAHSKGLLMMGPDCGTAIINGAGLCFANAVRRGSIGIVGASGTGSQELSVRIHEFGGGVSQLIGTGGRDLSEKIGGIMMLDAIQMLEDDPQTEVIALISKPPAQAVAEKVLARAQACRKPVVVCFLGTGETRQDEPGLQFARATKEAALKAVLLTGIKKESLDLHPLNWPLIEEVRARLKPEQKYIRALFCGGTLCDEAMFAALEKYPDVYSNIQPNPEYRLNDVNVSIAHTFLDFGDDDFTNGKPHPMIDPTNRISRLLQEARDPEVGVIVMDFVLGYGSHENPVGVMIDAIKEAKAIAAQDGRHLEMLGYVLGTDLDTPSLEKQCQMLTDAGVIWASSSTNTGLLAREFVCKEKAQ
- a CDS encoding DUF1116 domain-containing protein, which encodes MSLFTQPLNVINVGIAMFSDDLKKQSVPVTQLDWTPPGQGNLAVVAALDAIAAPALAEKVAAANKLAVERIIQSQPVLVGYDQAINVVPGMTRNTILHAGPPVSWENMCGAMKGAVTGALVFEGLAANLDEAAALAASGEIIFSPCHEHDCVGSMAGVTSASMFMHIVENKTYGNRAYTNLSEQMAKILRMGANDQSVIDRLIWMRDVLGPMLRDAMKLAGEIDLRLMLAQALHMGDECHNRNNAGTTLLIQALTPWIIQTPFTVAQQKEVFDFVASSDYFSGPTWMAMCKAAMDAAHGIEYSTVVTTMARNGVEFGLRVSGLPGHWFTGPAQQVIGPMFAGYKPADSGLDIGDSAITETYGIGGFAMATAPAIVALVGGTVDEAIDFSRQMREITLGENPNVTIPLLSFMGIPTAIDITRVGDSGILPVINTAIAHKDAGIGMIGAGIVHPPFECFEKALLAFGERYSF
- a CDS encoding xanthine permease, with amino-acid sequence MTNIKLEWKRGDWAAYFGLMTNNLTNLLTMMGLLIFVVGIPTEIVYGRIAPAFGLAVLVASVCYAWFGLQLAKETGRKDVTALPSGPSAPSIFTVTFLVLMPVYQQTGDAEFAIQIGLVWCFVEAMILVGGSFLGETIRKMIPRTVLLSCLSGLGLLLLAMNPMLQAFEAPTVSFIVLLLIFINWFGKKPMFARIPTGLLLLIAGTALAWISGLQSPEAIKASMSSFGFNPPAIHVDSFLQGLPHALPYLASAVPLGLANYIFDLENIESAHAAGDEYNTRKVMLTNGLASTLGCLMGNPFPVTVYVGHAGWKAMGASIGYTLASGVTMFIVPLFGLGAFMLAIIPMTAIVPILVFIGVVTANQVVRETPKIEVPVIFICLFPWIANWALTMVNSVMAAAGTSAAKIGPEALAGKGVFYQGLVHLGNGAPLASMLWGCVAIFAIINKPLRGAVAAAVGALLALFGVIHAPMVGFAQGSSLMFVTAYLMMGAMFVVKHVLDRREAASAGVAPVSES
- a CDS encoding carbamate kinase family protein, encoding MKQLVVVAIGGNSIIKDNASQSVEHQQNAVKEVAQTVLEMLSSDYDIVLTHGNGPQVGLDLRRAEIAHEKEGLPLTPLANCVADTQGGIGYLIQQALNNQLGKRGDKKAVTVITQVEVDKHDPGFTHPTKPIGAFFSLEQCDALKVAHPDWHFVEDSGRGYRRVVASPEPIRIVEADAISALIKQGFVVIGAGGGGIPVIRTAQGDYQSVDAVIDKDLSTALLAREVKADILVITTGVEKVCVNFGKPEQRALDEVTVEQMARFSEEGHFPPGSMLPKITASLAFLRSGGKRVIITTPEQLPAALRGETGTHIING
- a CDS encoding amidohydrolase family protein, which translates into the protein MNNAEKSRREFLSGGGKVAAACALFGATGSMAYAAKSTPLNCEAENHMSAIKESHYYLDNVLLEAGFVRDGQTIVGTQTELKTLEIKDGKIAALLANKQHPDGTLAHYDAAGKLLLPAMRDMHIHLDKTFYGGPWRVHNRPAGTTILDMIALEQKLLPELQPVTQERAEKLIDLIQSKGSTIARSHCNVEPVSGLKNLENLQAVLERRKAGFSCEIVAFPQHGLLHSNSVQLMRDAMQAGAHYVGGLDPTNVDGAMEKSLDTMFQIAIDYKKGVDIHLHETSPAGIAAVNYMVETVEKTPELKGKLTISHAFALAMMNEQQVDEIATRMAAQQITIASTVPIGTMHMPLKQLQEKGVFVMTGTDSVIDHWSPYGLGDMLEKANLYAQLYVRVSELNLSRSLAIATGNVLPLNDKGERVWPKVQDEASFVLVDASCSAEAVARISPRTATFHQGNLVWGALSV
- a CDS encoding MFS transporter, whose product is MSTELEARVLRKITLRIIPFIMLLYFIAFLDRVNIGFAALTMNQELGFSPTVFGIGAGIFFLGYFLFEVPSNLILNKVGARIWIARVMITWGLVSGGMAFVQGTTSFYILRFLLGVAEAGFFPGIILYLSFWFPMKRRAQVTAIFMAAAPLSTALGSPISGALLELHGFLGWSGWKWMFVLEAIPAVILGCVVLFWLTDRPEKAKWLTDEERNWLSQTMAAEQSSKAGAAHASVWKGLADKRVIALSLVYFGTSAGLYTLGIWSPQIIKAFGMSSLQVGLLNAIPAVIAVVAMVLWARHSDKKVERTWHIIAACMLAAVGLVYAGMVTTVVTAIIALTLVNVGISASKPPLWSMPTMFLSGSAAAAGIATINSIGNLGGFVGPVMIGVIKEHTGSFTGGLLFVAALLCLSSILVWVLSRSTSQNKDAYQPTRSKSS